The following coding sequences lie in one Psychrobacter arenosus genomic window:
- a CDS encoding DNA polymerase III subunit delta', with product MTTSPSANADPNALLPDSELAFFAPLLPWQQQAWTQLTAPQNQAALPHALLAAGIEGIGKRAFIWRLVAWLLCRERHTHPLGACGVCESCDWLKSGTHPNLQVLPLHSLPMVASEEASASTAKSSKSAAKEGADSPKRTIKIDDIRQLISFVHQGSQGIRVCVFDYAEQMTIGAANALLKTLEEPQPQVHLLLLTDSPAQLLPTIKSRVQQLPLQRIPFELATGYIKAQLGEQVSDAEVAQLLSLANGAPLAAVAMASAPWYSKRKVWLTVWLALRAGKRSAMAASDYWQKELSLAEFTQLTELMLIDLNRIVLGLDSLQPDCEIAAALPAEFLPSIEALDSLAEVIAASKRAIQQNVQEKLAYDKLMQSIAQT from the coding sequence ATGACGACCAGTCCCTCCGCAAATGCTGACCCAAACGCTCTATTACCCGATAGTGAGCTGGCCTTTTTTGCGCCCTTATTACCTTGGCAGCAACAGGCGTGGACCCAACTGACGGCACCGCAAAATCAAGCGGCGCTACCGCATGCTTTATTGGCCGCCGGTATTGAAGGGATAGGTAAGCGGGCGTTTATTTGGCGCCTGGTCGCTTGGTTGTTATGTCGGGAGCGTCATACGCATCCGTTAGGCGCTTGCGGTGTCTGCGAGAGCTGTGATTGGTTAAAATCCGGTACGCATCCGAACCTGCAAGTTTTGCCCTTGCATAGTTTGCCGATGGTGGCGAGCGAGGAGGCGTCCGCAAGTACGGCTAAATCTAGCAAGTCCGCCGCTAAAGAGGGCGCAGATAGCCCCAAGCGCACAATTAAAATTGATGATATTCGCCAGTTGATTTCTTTTGTGCATCAAGGCAGTCAGGGTATTCGCGTATGTGTCTTTGATTATGCGGAACAGATGACTATTGGAGCGGCAAATGCGCTACTCAAGACGCTCGAGGAGCCGCAACCTCAGGTGCATCTGCTGTTATTGACCGACAGTCCTGCGCAGCTATTACCGACTATTAAAAGCCGCGTACAACAGTTGCCTTTACAGCGTATCCCTTTTGAGCTAGCGACCGGTTATATCAAAGCGCAATTGGGTGAGCAAGTCAGTGATGCTGAAGTGGCGCAACTGTTATCTTTAGCCAATGGCGCGCCCTTAGCCGCCGTCGCTATGGCGAGTGCCCCTTGGTATAGTAAGCGCAAAGTCTGGCTAACCGTTTGGTTGGCATTACGGGCGGGTAAGCGGAGCGCGATGGCGGCGAGTGACTATTGGCAAAAGGAATTAAGCCTAGCCGAGTTTACGCAATTGACGGAACTCATGCTAATAGACCTTAACCGTATTGTGTTAGGGCTCGATAGTCTGCAACCCGATTGTGAGATTGCGGCGGCACTGCCGGCTGAGTTTTTACCGTCCATAGAGGCTTTGGATAGCTTGGCTGAGGTGATTGCTGCGAGTAAACGCGCTATCCAACAAAACGTGCAGGAAAAATTAGCTTATGATAAGCTAATGCAAAGTATTGCCCAGACTTAA
- a CDS encoding PilZ domain-containing protein, with protein sequence MPGMGGIITCNIEDEATLYASYLPFVTNGAVFVPSDRVQKLGDEVFVAVTLPGSSERMPLNGKVVWINHKAQAGRPAGFAVQFGQDPVGLKVKNEIERLLAGKIESAQSTYTM encoded by the coding sequence ATGCCGGGAATGGGCGGGATCATTACCTGCAATATTGAAGATGAGGCAACACTGTATGCCAGTTACCTGCCTTTTGTCACCAACGGCGCCGTGTTCGTACCTAGCGATCGGGTACAAAAACTGGGCGATGAAGTCTTCGTAGCGGTCACTCTACCGGGCTCTAGTGAGCGTATGCCGCTGAACGGTAAGGTCGTCTGGATTAATCATAAAGCACAAGCCGGCCGTCCAGCAGGCTTTGCTGTGCAGTTTGGCCAAGACCCAGTCGGTCTCAAAGTAAAGAATGAGATAGAGCGCTTACTCGCTGGTAAAATTGAATCGGCGCAATCGACTTATACGATGTAG
- a CDS encoding acetyl-CoA C-acetyltransferase, whose translation MKDDAKKDATKDTATKVQAAPKSASRNGQVPVAILGGNRIPFARSNGPYANASNIDMLSAALNGLVERFDLQGKRVGEVVAGAVLKLSRDLNLTREAALNTALDPHTPAYDISQACGTGLQATFAAANKISLGIIDSAITGGVDTTSDAPIAVGDGLRKALIQLGAAKTNKDRLKALLNINPKELIDAPQNGEPRTGLSMGDHQAITTLEWNISREDQDDLAFNSHKNLARAYDEGFFDDLITPYKGLTRDNNLRPDTKKEKLATLKPVFGKKNANPTMTAANSTPLTDGASCVLLANDEWAAANGFKPLAYLVHQETAAVDFIGKSGEKEGLLMAPAYAVPRMLERAGLTLQDFDFYEIHEAFASQVLSTLAAWEDETFCKERLGLDAPLGSIDRSKLNVNGSSLAAGHPFAATGGRILASAAKMLDQKGSGRALISICAAGGQGVTCILEK comes from the coding sequence ATGAAAGATGATGCTAAAAAAGACGCTACTAAAGACACTGCTACTAAAGTACAAGCAGCTCCTAAATCAGCCTCTAGAAACGGTCAAGTCCCTGTAGCCATCCTAGGCGGTAACCGTATTCCATTCGCTCGCTCTAATGGTCCTTACGCTAATGCTAGCAACATCGATATGTTAAGCGCTGCGCTAAATGGTTTGGTAGAACGCTTTGACTTGCAAGGCAAGCGCGTTGGTGAAGTCGTCGCTGGTGCCGTACTTAAGCTAAGCCGTGACTTAAATTTAACCCGTGAAGCGGCGTTGAACACTGCCCTAGACCCACACACGCCAGCTTATGATATCTCACAAGCTTGTGGTACTGGCTTGCAAGCGACTTTCGCTGCTGCCAACAAAATCTCTTTAGGTATCATCGATTCAGCTATCACTGGTGGCGTAGATACGACTTCTGATGCCCCTATCGCTGTGGGTGATGGCCTACGTAAAGCCCTAATCCAATTGGGCGCGGCTAAAACCAATAAGGACCGTCTAAAAGCGCTGCTAAACATCAACCCTAAAGAGTTGATTGATGCGCCACAAAATGGTGAGCCACGTACTGGTCTATCGATGGGTGACCATCAAGCGATCACTACGCTAGAGTGGAATATCAGCCGTGAAGACCAAGACGACTTAGCGTTTAACAGCCATAAAAACTTGGCGCGCGCTTATGACGAAGGCTTCTTTGATGACCTAATCACCCCTTATAAAGGTCTGACTCGCGATAACAACCTGCGTCCGGACACTAAGAAAGAAAAGCTAGCTACTCTAAAGCCTGTTTTTGGTAAAAAGAATGCTAACCCAACGATGACTGCCGCTAACTCTACGCCACTAACTGATGGTGCGTCTTGTGTATTACTAGCGAACGATGAGTGGGCAGCAGCCAACGGCTTTAAACCACTAGCTTATCTTGTACATCAAGAAACTGCAGCGGTAGATTTCATCGGTAAATCAGGTGAAAAAGAAGGCCTATTAATGGCGCCAGCTTATGCGGTACCGCGTATGCTTGAGCGTGCTGGTCTAACTTTACAAGACTTTGACTTCTACGAAATCCATGAAGCTTTTGCTTCACAAGTATTGTCTACTCTAGCCGCTTGGGAAGATGAAACTTTCTGTAAAGAGCGTTTAGGTCTAGACGCCCCACTAGGCTCAATCGACCGTAGCAAGTTAAACGTCAACGGTTCTTCACTAGCTGCAGGCCATCCATTTGCCGCTACTGGTGGTCGTATCCTAGCTTCAGCCGCTAAGATGCTAGATCAGAAAGGGTCTGGCCGTGCTTTGATTTCTATCTGTGCTGCCGGTGGCCAAGGCGTAACTTGTATCCTAGAAAAATAA
- a CDS encoding cation:proton antiporter gives MIENYNLFLLVCGIAFLFGTFFPILFRRIPVSLPMLQVGFGIAMGYWWLSLPFLDPIQNGLVIEKMTEFVVLVSLVGAGLKLDTPLNWQLWRPTVRLLLITMPIGILLMGTLGYYAFGLSLGAAILLGAVLAPTDPVLASSIQVGPPNSGGEDKTRFALTSEAGLNDGLAFPFVYLAIKIAEASSQGRVITSSLLWDWFTHDVLWKIIAGVLVGIVVGKLVAKVVFSKKASETTLSQGYMVIALTLLAYGLAEFVHSYGFISVFVAALAFRRSERDHDYHAKLHDFAEQSEGLFMSVVLIGFGILIGQALMSGIELTWRVYIVSFVFLLVIRPLGGMIALTGMDMQRNEKYVISALGIRGLGTLYYLSYALNQGFFDEADSLKLWIVCIIVILASIVLHGMTASKLLKLTPRPS, from the coding sequence ATGATTGAAAATTACAATCTGTTTTTATTAGTTTGTGGTATTGCCTTTTTATTTGGTACTTTTTTCCCTATTTTATTCCGTCGTATACCGGTCTCCTTACCCATGCTGCAAGTTGGTTTCGGTATTGCCATGGGCTATTGGTGGTTATCGCTCCCTTTTTTAGACCCTATCCAAAATGGTCTAGTGATTGAAAAGATGACGGAATTCGTGGTATTGGTCTCTCTAGTAGGCGCAGGGCTCAAACTTGATACGCCTTTGAACTGGCAGCTGTGGCGACCCACCGTGCGGCTGCTATTAATTACTATGCCCATCGGTATTCTGCTCATGGGCACCTTAGGCTATTACGCGTTTGGTTTGAGTTTGGGCGCAGCGATATTATTAGGGGCGGTATTGGCCCCTACCGATCCCGTATTGGCGTCCAGTATTCAGGTAGGCCCGCCCAATAGCGGCGGCGAAGATAAAACCCGCTTTGCCTTAACGTCTGAAGCTGGCTTAAACGATGGTTTGGCTTTTCCCTTCGTCTATCTGGCTATCAAAATTGCTGAGGCCAGCAGTCAAGGCAGAGTCATCACTTCCTCGTTACTGTGGGATTGGTTTACCCACGATGTGTTATGGAAGATTATCGCTGGGGTGTTGGTAGGGATTGTCGTAGGTAAGCTGGTGGCTAAGGTTGTCTTTTCTAAAAAGGCTAGCGAAACCACCCTGTCGCAAGGCTATATGGTTATCGCCCTAACCTTACTGGCTTATGGCTTAGCCGAATTCGTCCATAGTTATGGTTTTATCTCAGTATTTGTCGCCGCCCTCGCCTTTCGCCGCTCTGAGCGTGACCATGACTATCATGCCAAACTGCATGATTTTGCTGAGCAGTCCGAAGGGCTATTTATGTCCGTGGTGCTCATAGGATTTGGTATCTTAATTGGCCAAGCTTTAATGTCCGGTATTGAGCTGACTTGGCGGGTTTATATTGTGAGTTTTGTCTTCTTGCTAGTGATTCGTCCGTTGGGCGGTATGATTGCTCTGACAGGCATGGACATGCAGCGTAATGAAAAGTATGTGATTTCCGCCTTGGGTATCCGCGGTCTAGGCACGCTCTATTACTTATCTTATGCACTTAACCAAGGCTTCTTTGATGAGGCGGATTCATTAAAGTTATGGATTGTCTGTATTATCGTGATTTTAGCGTCTATTGTCCTGCATGGTATGACGGCGTCAAAACTATTAAAATTAACGCCTAGACCGAGTTAA
- a CDS encoding 3-oxoacyl-ACP reductase → MSDRYGDFIQSSIGKKVAKNLGLPLPVTLDRFESGQRIVRGSVLIGSAAGEDNRVREAVAHVLADLHAEVYVSDDATDTEALNEIGVDAKVASSTEDKFKVLVFDASNISNAAELKQMYEFFHPVARRVEQSGRVIVIGRPPEDITDIDTALAQRSLEGFVRSVAKEFKRGITAQLVYVGEGNEKNLDSTLRFFSSARSAYVSGQVVRVKAGEAIDVDWNQPLAGKTMLVTGASRGIGEAIARVLARDGAHVICLDVPQQQSDLQKVAGEISGSVLTVDITAEDAGKQIAAAATKRGGLDAIVHNAGVIRDKTLANMDENKWDMVININLASIATLNRYLLEQNSLNDNARIVCVSSIAGIAGNNGQTNYATSKAGVIGLVDATAKQFATGGAGMTINAVAPGFIETEMTASIPFAIREAGRRMNSMSQGGLPIDVAETIAWMASPASGGLNGNIVRVCGQNLLGA, encoded by the coding sequence ATGTCAGATCGTTATGGTGATTTCATTCAATCTTCAATAGGCAAAAAAGTAGCTAAAAACTTAGGCCTACCGTTACCGGTTACCCTAGACCGTTTCGAGAGTGGTCAGCGTATTGTTCGTGGTAGCGTGTTAATAGGTAGCGCTGCTGGTGAAGACAACCGTGTGCGTGAGGCAGTAGCTCATGTATTAGCCGACTTGCATGCTGAAGTGTATGTTAGCGATGATGCGACCGACACAGAAGCGCTAAACGAGATTGGTGTGGATGCCAAAGTTGCTAGCAGCACAGAAGACAAGTTTAAAGTATTGGTATTTGATGCCAGTAATATCAGCAACGCCGCTGAATTAAAGCAAATGTATGAGTTCTTCCATCCGGTAGCTCGCCGCGTTGAGCAGTCAGGTCGTGTGATCGTGATTGGTCGTCCGCCAGAAGATATTACCGATATCGATACCGCTTTAGCCCAGCGCTCACTAGAAGGTTTTGTGAGATCTGTCGCCAAAGAATTTAAACGTGGTATTACGGCTCAGCTGGTTTATGTTGGCGAAGGCAATGAGAAGAACCTAGATTCAACGCTGCGTTTCTTTAGCTCAGCGCGCTCAGCTTATGTTTCAGGTCAGGTCGTGCGTGTCAAAGCAGGCGAGGCGATCGATGTGGATTGGAATCAGCCATTAGCGGGTAAAACTATGCTAGTGACCGGGGCTAGCCGCGGTATTGGTGAAGCTATTGCTCGTGTCCTAGCGCGTGATGGCGCCCATGTTATTTGCCTAGACGTGCCACAACAGCAGTCTGACTTACAGAAAGTCGCTGGTGAAATCAGTGGTTCTGTATTGACCGTCGATATCACAGCTGAAGATGCGGGCAAACAAATCGCTGCTGCGGCTACCAAACGTGGTGGCTTAGACGCTATCGTCCATAATGCTGGGGTTATCCGTGATAAGACGCTAGCGAACATGGATGAAAACAAGTGGGATATGGTCATCAACATTAACTTGGCGAGTATCGCAACTCTAAACCGCTACTTACTTGAGCAAAACTCGCTCAATGATAATGCACGTATCGTCTGTGTATCATCTATCGCAGGTATTGCGGGTAACAATGGTCAGACCAACTATGCTACCTCTAAAGCCGGAGTTATCGGTTTAGTAGACGCGACTGCCAAACAGTTTGCTACTGGCGGCGCTGGCATGACTATCAACGCAGTAGCACCTGGCTTTATCGAAACTGAAATGACCGCGAGCATTCCTTTCGCTATCCGTGAAGCCGGTCGTCGTATGAACTCTATGAGCCAAGGTGGTCTGCCTATCGATGTGGCAGAAACTATCGCTTGGATGGCTTCACCAGCATCAGGTGGTTTAAACGGTAATATCGTTCGCGTCTGTGGTCAAAACCTATTGGGCGCTTAA
- a CDS encoding serine hydrolase domain-containing protein, giving the protein MIRTPESITSDLQALLTLVSSDDGPSGGSLVVFRDGECIAEVSTGVAQTQQPWTADTLSLNYSTGKGVLATLVHILVSNDILNYDQPIARYWPDFAANGKQDITLREVLSHQAGLFDIAALVEDSLELLEWQAMLARIASMPVAAPILLGSAAKRRWKKTHAEADSADSPPHYQSVYSALVYGWVIGGLIEYATQLSLAAALRQYLTEPLGIAEACYFGVPTEQLGQVARLPRNFTIPLDRSERASFSEEEKQALFKQFPAYDCWQARAEALGIAKQHDLTAAQINRLYFDPRLMDLEGYKAALSPRGETPVNYHSNEVLQGCIPAANGVASAKALATIYAMLANQGVWQGKALIDAATFAELSRIHVTGMDAVMPAVGSPTEPAIASMQWRLGYHRLPSPCHDTAHAFGHMGYNGSVAWCDPSRGLAVAYVHNHNGTMFSDIRQFALNEAILDLCDG; this is encoded by the coding sequence GTGATACGGACGCCAGAGAGTATAACGAGTGATCTGCAAGCCCTGCTAACTTTAGTATCTAGTGATGATGGGCCTTCTGGCGGTTCATTGGTCGTCTTCCGAGATGGTGAGTGTATTGCCGAGGTTAGTACTGGGGTGGCGCAAACGCAGCAGCCTTGGACCGCCGATACCTTGTCACTCAATTATTCGACGGGGAAGGGCGTACTCGCCACTTTAGTGCATATTTTAGTATCAAATGATATCTTAAATTACGACCAACCTATTGCTCGCTATTGGCCAGACTTTGCAGCGAACGGTAAGCAGGACATTACTTTACGCGAAGTATTGTCGCACCAAGCCGGATTATTTGATATTGCTGCCCTCGTTGAGGACAGTCTAGAGCTATTAGAGTGGCAGGCTATGTTAGCGCGTATCGCGTCTATGCCGGTTGCTGCGCCTATTCTCTTAGGCTCGGCAGCCAAACGGCGTTGGAAAAAAACCCATGCAGAGGCTGACAGTGCTGATAGTCCACCACATTATCAAAGCGTCTATAGTGCCTTAGTCTATGGTTGGGTGATTGGCGGTTTGATAGAGTACGCTACCCAACTAAGTCTAGCGGCAGCGCTGCGGCAATATCTTACCGAGCCCCTCGGTATTGCGGAGGCTTGTTATTTTGGTGTGCCGACGGAGCAGTTAGGACAAGTGGCGCGATTGCCTAGAAATTTTACTATTCCTTTGGATAGGTCTGAGCGCGCGTCTTTTAGCGAGGAAGAGAAGCAAGCCTTGTTTAAGCAATTTCCCGCTTATGACTGTTGGCAAGCTCGAGCCGAAGCCCTAGGGATTGCCAAGCAACATGACCTAACCGCAGCACAAATTAACCGTTTATATTTTGACCCTAGATTGATGGATTTAGAAGGATATAAAGCCGCCTTAAGTCCGCGAGGGGAGACGCCGGTTAATTATCATAGTAATGAGGTGCTGCAAGGGTGTATTCCTGCCGCCAATGGCGTCGCCTCTGCCAAAGCCTTAGCGACCATTTATGCCATGTTGGCCAATCAAGGCGTTTGGCAAGGCAAAGCGTTAATCGATGCAGCCACTTTTGCTGAGCTATCGCGGATTCATGTCACAGGTATGGATGCGGTCATGCCGGCTGTAGGCTCACCCACTGAGCCCGCTATCGCCAGTATGCAATGGCGCCTTGGCTACCACCGTTTGCCCAGTCCTTGCCACGATACGGCGCATGCTTTTGGGCATATGGGCTACAACGGCTCGGTAGCTTGGTGTGATCCTTCGCGCGGTTTGGCGGTCGCTTATGTGCATAATCACAATGGCACTATGTTTAGCGATATTCGCCAGTTTGCTCTGAATGAAGCTATTCTAGACTTATGTGATGGCTGA
- a CDS encoding MaoC family dehydratase, which produces MSDKHYDALPKAHTTYANIIKSLLPIGDNKKATKDQLSDATYSVSSLHIDQNNLDDYRKICGFADDGKVPVTYFAVLSQALQMNMMVKEPFPFAMLGMVHVNNSVTQYRPIGERETVAMSVKFANLRDHDRGQQFDFVTVVKSGEDVVWEGTSTYLSRSSKPKPTVKREKTVTTKPIFREGGANSVFEAPEDIGRRYASVSGDYNLIHLHPLSAKAFGFPKAIAHGMWYKAKCLALIGDLPEAYTVDVAFKLPILLPAEVVLVAEPVSVLEDADSHCQFALYNAKNEKPHLSGDIRLVAEDKA; this is translated from the coding sequence ATGTCAGATAAACATTATGACGCGCTGCCAAAAGCGCACACTACTTATGCCAATATCATCAAGAGCCTGTTGCCAATTGGGGACAATAAGAAGGCGACCAAAGATCAGCTGTCAGACGCCACTTATAGCGTGTCGAGCCTGCATATCGATCAAAATAATCTGGATGATTACCGCAAGATTTGTGGTTTTGCAGATGACGGTAAGGTACCGGTAACTTATTTTGCTGTATTATCACAAGCCTTACAGATGAATATGATGGTCAAAGAGCCGTTCCCGTTTGCCATGCTTGGTATGGTGCATGTGAACAATAGCGTCACGCAATATCGCCCTATCGGTGAGCGCGAGACTGTGGCTATGTCGGTGAAATTTGCTAATTTACGCGACCATGACCGCGGTCAGCAGTTTGATTTTGTCACGGTAGTGAAGTCTGGCGAAGACGTGGTTTGGGAAGGCACCTCAACCTATCTGTCGCGCAGTAGCAAGCCTAAGCCCACCGTGAAAAGAGAGAAAACCGTTACTACGAAGCCTATCTTTAGAGAAGGCGGCGCAAATAGTGTCTTTGAAGCGCCAGAAGATATCGGCCGTCGTTATGCTTCAGTATCGGGGGATTATAACTTAATTCATTTACATCCTTTGTCTGCGAAGGCCTTTGGTTTCCCGAAAGCTATCGCCCATGGTATGTGGTATAAAGCCAAATGCTTGGCATTGATTGGGGATTTACCAGAAGCTTATACCGTCGATGTGGCGTTTAAATTGCCTATCTTATTGCCTGCCGAAGTTGTGCTAGTAGCAGAGCCGGTGAGTGTTTTAGAAGATGCCGATAGCCATTGCCAGTTTGCGCTATATAATGCTAAGAACGAAAAGCCGCATCTTTCGGGTGATATCCGTTTGGTGGCTGAAGATAAAGCATAG
- a CDS encoding beta-lactamase hydrolase domain-containing protein, with the protein MSETTPDLSAESAAVTLDEAPTQEQITAVLNEYFDTLFHPDENTIVCGALDETKIAALAAAGVQHIINLQPDEELAFDEAEAASRHGMTYSQLPISGAADLKQVNLLAFDRLLREHHGKKIAMHCQTGNRVGAAMALRAGWLRGRKMETALERGRAHGLTTLEQEVHNRLLVPR; encoded by the coding sequence ATGAGTGAGACGACCCCCGATTTGAGCGCAGAGTCTGCTGCAGTAACACTAGATGAAGCCCCTACGCAAGAGCAAATTACTGCAGTCCTCAACGAATATTTTGATACGCTGTTTCATCCGGATGAAAATACTATTGTCTGTGGTGCTTTGGATGAGACCAAGATAGCGGCCCTTGCTGCCGCTGGTGTCCAGCATATTATCAACCTGCAACCCGATGAAGAGTTGGCTTTTGATGAAGCTGAGGCCGCCAGTCGTCATGGCATGACTTACAGCCAGTTGCCTATCAGTGGGGCTGCGGATTTAAAACAGGTCAATCTGTTGGCATTTGATCGACTGCTGCGTGAGCATCATGGCAAAAAAATTGCGATGCACTGTCAGACCGGCAATCGAGTTGGGGCAGCGATGGCCTTGCGGGCAGGGTGGTTACGCGGGCGTAAGATGGAGACCGCGTTAGAACGTGGTCGTGCTCATGGTCTGACCACCTTAGAGCAAGAGGTCCATAATCGTTTATTGGTACCGCGCTAG
- the ppk2 gene encoding polyphosphate kinase 2 codes for MSKTPTSLDIDALLTKESDALSAQDHIKSTPPKQDNFVQRMEKEIYNDELRRKMHQDLIDTYDEELENEIDDYVQDYRFTGQALNEQEKLARQIYFRELVRLQKELIKLQDWVVDKGERIVVIFEGRDSAGKGGAIKRITQRLNPRVCRVAALPAPTEREQSQWYFQRYVSHLPAAGEIVLFDRSWYNRAGVEKVMGFCSDEQYEEFFQSVPEFERMLVRSGIRLIKYWFSITDEEQHSRFLSRIHDPLKQWKLSPMDLESRRRWEDYTKAKETMFERTHIPEAPWWVVEGDTKKRARLNCIAHLLEQIPYTEVPRDEVALPDRKRDEEYYREPIPDDMYVPSRY; via the coding sequence ATGTCGAAAACCCCTACCTCACTGGACATAGACGCCTTACTTACTAAAGAATCAGACGCCTTATCTGCCCAAGACCATATTAAATCAACGCCTCCTAAACAAGATAACTTCGTACAGCGGATGGAAAAAGAAATTTATAACGATGAGTTACGTCGTAAGATGCATCAAGACCTCATCGATACTTATGATGAAGAGCTAGAAAACGAAATTGATGACTATGTTCAGGATTATCGCTTTACGGGACAAGCGCTTAATGAGCAAGAAAAACTCGCTCGCCAGATCTATTTTCGAGAGTTGGTGCGTCTACAAAAAGAGTTGATTAAACTGCAGGACTGGGTGGTCGATAAAGGCGAACGGATTGTCGTTATTTTTGAAGGTCGGGACTCTGCAGGTAAAGGTGGTGCGATTAAACGTATCACGCAACGGTTAAACCCTCGCGTCTGCCGTGTGGCTGCCCTACCTGCCCCCACAGAGCGCGAACAAAGCCAATGGTATTTCCAGCGTTACGTCTCGCATCTCCCGGCAGCGGGCGAGATCGTCCTATTCGACCGCAGCTGGTATAACCGCGCTGGGGTAGAAAAGGTTATGGGTTTTTGCAGCGATGAGCAATACGAGGAATTTTTTCAATCCGTGCCTGAATTTGAGCGCATGTTGGTACGCTCTGGGATTCGCCTGATTAAATACTGGTTTTCGATTACCGATGAGGAGCAGCACTCTCGCTTCCTAAGCCGTATTCATGACCCGTTAAAACAGTGGAAACTATCACCGATGGATTTGGAGTCTCGTCGCCGTTGGGAAGACTATACCAAGGCTAAAGAAACCATGTTTGAGCGTACTCATATTCCAGAAGCACCTTGGTGGGTAGTCGAAGGTGATACCAAAAAACGCGCACGGCTGAATTGTATTGCCCATTTACTCGAGCAAATTCCTTACACTGAGGTCCCTCGAGATGAAGTTGCACTGCCTGATAGAAAGCGCGATGAAGAATACTATCGTGAGCCTATCCCTGATGATATGTATGTCCCTTCTCGTTATTGA
- the kdsB gene encoding 3-deoxy-manno-octulosonate cytidylyltransferase produces MSAASQNPVARTHIVIPARFKSTRLPGKPLLLIHGKPMILWVAEKASAAKFADDVCIATDNDEIARLCEQAGYEVVMTSGDHVSGTDRLAEVADVKGWPDHDIVVNMQGDEPLVPPQLLEQCQQLLEQDEDSVMATLCEPIEDHETFMRPSVVKVVSDQKQRALYFSRAPIPCDRDHALALANHEGLVDHPTLAVPKNAYRHLGLYAYRVGLLKQFVSWPQSPLEMLESLEQLRILENGGKIVVAQAQLLLPPGVDTQEDLDRLNAMPLSLFE; encoded by the coding sequence ATGTCAGCGGCGTCTCAGAATCCGGTGGCGCGTACCCATATTGTGATTCCTGCTCGTTTTAAAAGTACCCGTTTACCCGGTAAGCCTTTATTGCTAATTCATGGTAAACCTATGATTCTATGGGTAGCAGAAAAGGCTAGCGCAGCGAAATTTGCCGATGATGTCTGCATTGCTACGGACAATGACGAGATTGCCCGTTTATGCGAGCAGGCGGGCTATGAAGTGGTCATGACCAGTGGCGACCATGTCTCCGGGACCGATAGATTGGCAGAAGTCGCCGATGTCAAAGGCTGGCCCGACCATGATATCGTGGTAAATATGCAAGGCGATGAGCCGCTAGTACCGCCCCAACTGTTGGAGCAATGCCAACAGTTATTAGAGCAAGATGAGGACAGCGTGATGGCAACGTTGTGTGAGCCCATCGAAGACCATGAGACCTTTATGCGGCCGTCTGTGGTCAAGGTGGTATCGGATCAAAAGCAGCGGGCGCTATACTTTAGTCGCGCGCCTATCCCTTGTGACCGCGATCATGCGCTAGCTTTAGCCAACCATGAAGGGTTAGTAGACCATCCTACGCTAGCTGTGCCTAAAAATGCTTACCGTCATTTGGGGCTATATGCTTATCGGGTCGGGCTATTAAAGCAATTTGTCAGCTGGCCGCAAAGCCCGCTAGAGATGCTTGAGAGTTTAGAGCAGCTGCGTATCTTAGAAAATGGCGGTAAGATTGTGGTCGCTCAAGCCCAGTTGCTGTTGCCACCAGGTGTGGATACCCAAGAAGACTTAGACCGACTAAATGCTATGCCGCTCAGCTTATTTGAGTAG